One window of Ziziphus jujuba cultivar Dongzao chromosome 5, ASM3175591v1 genomic DNA carries:
- the LOC107420391 gene encoding protein SAWADEE HOMEODOMAIN HOMOLOG 1 isoform X3: MDRLRPRQRQVFTGFTKAEIEKLEKSLNESGEQALNREYCQNFARSFSRSSGRAGKPIVKWTEVHSWFQSRLQDSAKASENKSEPPEACPSNKEHEISGMLKAEAKIPDLSDLEFEAKSSKDGAWYDVDLFLAHRFLSTVRVRFVGFGAEEDEWVNIKKAVRERSIPLEHSECHKVKVGDLVLCFQERRDQAIYYDAHVLEVQRRMHDIRGCRCLFLVRYNHDNSEERVRLKRLCSRPT; the protein is encoded by the exons ATGGACCGCCTTCGTCCTAGACAAAGACAGGTCTTCACTGGCTTTACGAAGGCAGAG ATTGAAAAATTGGAGAAATCACTAAATGAATCAGGCGAACAAGCCTTGAACAGAGAATATTGTCAAAATTTTGCACGAAGTTTTAG TCGCTCCTCTGGTCGTGCTGGGAAACCTATTGTAAAATGGACAGAG GTGCACAGTTGGTTCCAAAGTAGGCTGCAAGATTCAGCAAAGGCATCCGAAAATAAATCTGAGCCACCAGAAGCTTGCCCTTCAAATAAGGAACATGAAATTTCTGGAATGCTTAAAG CAGAAGCGAAGATCCCTGACTTGTCAGatttggaatttgaagcaaAATCATCAAAAGATGGGGCATG GTATGATGTTGATTTGTTCCTAGCTCATAGATTTCTTAGTACAG TTCGGGTTAGATTTGTTGGGTTTGGAGCTGAGGAGGATGAGTGGGTAAATATAAAGAAGGCAGTGCGAGAACGCTCCATCCCTCTGGAGCATTCAGAATGTCATAAAGTGAAGGTTGGAGATCTTGTTCTCTGCTTTCAG GAGAGGAGAGACCAAGCAATCTATTACGATGCTCATGTTCTAGAAGTCCAGCGGAGAATGCATGATATTCGAGGCTGTAGGTGTCTTTTTCTAGTCCGGTATAATCATGACAACAGTGAG GAAAGAGTTCGATTGAAGAGATTGTGTAGTAGGCCAACATAG
- the LOC107420391 gene encoding protein SAWADEE HOMEODOMAIN HOMOLOG 1 isoform X1, translated as MDRLRPRQRQVFTGFTKAEIEKLEKSLNESGEQALNREYCQNFARSFSRSSGRAGKPIVKWTEVHSWFQSRLQDSAKASENKSEPPEACPSNKEHEISGMLKAEAKIPDLSDLEFEAKSSKDGAWYDVDLFLAHRFLSTGEAEVRVRFVGFGAEEDEWVNIKKAVRERSIPLEHSECHKVKVGDLVLCFQERRDQAIYYDAHVLEVQRRMHDIRGCRCLFLVRYNHDNSEERVRLKRLCSRPT; from the exons ATGGACCGCCTTCGTCCTAGACAAAGACAGGTCTTCACTGGCTTTACGAAGGCAGAG ATTGAAAAATTGGAGAAATCACTAAATGAATCAGGCGAACAAGCCTTGAACAGAGAATATTGTCAAAATTTTGCACGAAGTTTTAG TCGCTCCTCTGGTCGTGCTGGGAAACCTATTGTAAAATGGACAGAG GTGCACAGTTGGTTCCAAAGTAGGCTGCAAGATTCAGCAAAGGCATCCGAAAATAAATCTGAGCCACCAGAAGCTTGCCCTTCAAATAAGGAACATGAAATTTCTGGAATGCTTAAAG CAGAAGCGAAGATCCCTGACTTGTCAGatttggaatttgaagcaaAATCATCAAAAGATGGGGCATG GTATGATGTTGATTTGTTCCTAGCTCATAGATTTCTTAGTACAGGTGAAGCT GAAGTTCGGGTTAGATTTGTTGGGTTTGGAGCTGAGGAGGATGAGTGGGTAAATATAAAGAAGGCAGTGCGAGAACGCTCCATCCCTCTGGAGCATTCAGAATGTCATAAAGTGAAGGTTGGAGATCTTGTTCTCTGCTTTCAG GAGAGGAGAGACCAAGCAATCTATTACGATGCTCATGTTCTAGAAGTCCAGCGGAGAATGCATGATATTCGAGGCTGTAGGTGTCTTTTTCTAGTCCGGTATAATCATGACAACAGTGAG GAAAGAGTTCGATTGAAGAGATTGTGTAGTAGGCCAACATAG
- the LOC107420391 gene encoding protein SAWADEE HOMEODOMAIN HOMOLOG 1 isoform X2, whose amino-acid sequence MDRLRPRQRQVFTGFTKAEIEKLEKSLNESGEQALNREYCQNFARSFSRSSGRAGKPIVKWTEVHSWFQSRLQDSAKASENKSEPPEACPSNKEHEISGMLKEAKIPDLSDLEFEAKSSKDGAWYDVDLFLAHRFLSTGEAEVRVRFVGFGAEEDEWVNIKKAVRERSIPLEHSECHKVKVGDLVLCFQERRDQAIYYDAHVLEVQRRMHDIRGCRCLFLVRYNHDNSEERVRLKRLCSRPT is encoded by the exons ATGGACCGCCTTCGTCCTAGACAAAGACAGGTCTTCACTGGCTTTACGAAGGCAGAG ATTGAAAAATTGGAGAAATCACTAAATGAATCAGGCGAACAAGCCTTGAACAGAGAATATTGTCAAAATTTTGCACGAAGTTTTAG TCGCTCCTCTGGTCGTGCTGGGAAACCTATTGTAAAATGGACAGAG GTGCACAGTTGGTTCCAAAGTAGGCTGCAAGATTCAGCAAAGGCATCCGAAAATAAATCTGAGCCACCAGAAGCTTGCCCTTCAAATAAGGAACATGAAATTTCTGGAATGCTTAAAG AAGCGAAGATCCCTGACTTGTCAGatttggaatttgaagcaaAATCATCAAAAGATGGGGCATG GTATGATGTTGATTTGTTCCTAGCTCATAGATTTCTTAGTACAGGTGAAGCT GAAGTTCGGGTTAGATTTGTTGGGTTTGGAGCTGAGGAGGATGAGTGGGTAAATATAAAGAAGGCAGTGCGAGAACGCTCCATCCCTCTGGAGCATTCAGAATGTCATAAAGTGAAGGTTGGAGATCTTGTTCTCTGCTTTCAG GAGAGGAGAGACCAAGCAATCTATTACGATGCTCATGTTCTAGAAGTCCAGCGGAGAATGCATGATATTCGAGGCTGTAGGTGTCTTTTTCTAGTCCGGTATAATCATGACAACAGTGAG GAAAGAGTTCGATTGAAGAGATTGTGTAGTAGGCCAACATAG
- the LOC107420388 gene encoding NADP-dependent malic enzyme isoform X1, whose translation MISLNALKFLKKLVVGKGERKVSALMESTLKEMRNGSHDNSVNGKFGFGGGVEDVYGEDRATEDQLVTPWTVSIASGYTLLRDPHHNKGLAFTEKERDAHYLRGLLPPAIVSQDLQERKLMHSLRQYDVPLHKYIAMMDLQERNERLFYKLLIDNVEELLPVVYTPTVGEACQKYGSIYRRPQGLYISLKEKGKILEVLKNWPEKSIQVIVVTDGERILGLGDLGCQGMGIPVGKLSLYTALGGLRPSACLPVTIDVGTNNEQLLNDEFYIGLKQRRARGQEYTELLDEFMNAVKQNYGEKVLVQFEDFANHNAFELLSRYSSSHLVFNDDIQGTASVVLAGLISALKLVGGSLADHTFLFLGAGEAGTGIAELIALKISKQIKSPVEEARKKIWLVDSKGLIVKSRLGSLQHFKKPWAHEHEPVKELVDAVKAIKPTVLIGSSGVGKTFTKEVVEAMASFNEKPLILALSNPTSQSECTAEEAYKWSKGRAIFASGSPFDPVNYEGKVFVPGQANNAYIFPGFGLGLIISGAIRVHDDMLLAASEALAAQVKQENYDKGLIYPPFSNIRKISAHIAANVAAKVYELGLASHLPRPKNLVKYAESCMYSPVYRSYR comes from the exons ATGATATCGCTGAACGCACTCAAGTTTCTG AAGAAACTGGTGGTGGGTAAAGGAGAGAGGAAAGTTTCAGCATTAATGGAGAGTACATTGAAGGAGATGAGGAACGGTAGTCATGATAATTCAGTGAATGGTAAATTTGGCTTTGGTGGGGGTGTTGAGGACGTGTACGGTGAGGATAGAGCCACGGAGGATCAACTTGTCACCCCATGGACCGTCTCCATTGCAAG TGGATACACTTTGTTGCGTGATCCACACCATAATAAAGGGCTGGCTTTCACTGAGAAGGAGAGAGATGCTCATTACTTGCGTGGCCTTCTGCCTCCCGCAATCGTGTCTCAGGACCTTCAG GAAAGGAAGCTGATGCACAGCCTTCGCCAATATGATGTTCCATTACATAAATACATAGCCATGATGGATCTTCAg GAGAGGAATGAAAGGCTGTTTTATAAGCTTCTCATTGATAATGTTGAGGAACTGCTTCCCGTTGTGTACACTCCAACAGTCGGTGAGGCTTGCCAGAAATATGGGAGCATTTACAGGCGCCCTCAGGGCCTTTATATCAGTTTGAAAGAGAA GGGGAAGATCCTTGAAGTATTAAAGAACTGGCCAGAGAAGAGTATTCAAGTTATTGTTGTGACTGACGGTGAGCGTATTTTGGGGCTTGGAGACCTTGGTTGCCAG GGCATGGGAATTCCTGTGGGAAAGCTTTCTTTGTATACAGCATTGGGAGGTCTTCGTCCTTCAGCG TGCTTGCCTGTGACTATTGATGTTGGTACAAACAACGAGCAGTTGTTGAATGATGAGTTTTACATTGGGCTTAAGCAAAGAAGAGCAAGGGGGCAG gAATATACAGAACTTCTAGATGAATTCATGAATGCAGTTAAGCAGAACTATGGGGAGAAAGTCCTTGTTCAG TTTGAAGATTTTGCAAACCACAATGCATTTGAGCTGCTGTCACGATACAGCTCAAGTCACCTTGTCTTTAACGATGATATACAG GGTACAGCATCTGTGGTTTTAGCAGGGCTTATTTCAGCCTTGAAATTAGTTGGGGGTTCTTTAGCTGACCATACTTTCTTATTCCTGGGTGCTGGAGAG GCTGGAACCGGAATAGCGGAGCTTATAGCTCTTAAGATATCAAAACAG ATAAAATCTCCAGTGGAAGAAGCCCGTAAAAAGATTTGGCTAGTGGACTCAAAG GGACTGATTGTTAAGTCTCGTCTAGGATCACTTCAACATTTTAAGAAGCCTTGGGCTCACGAGCATGAACCTGTTAAGGAACTTGTAGATGCTGTGAAG GCAATCAAGCCAACAGTTTTGATAGGATCATCTGGAGTAGGAAAGACATTTACCAAGGAAGTCGTCGAAGCCATGGCATCCTTTAATGAG AAACCTCTCATTCTTGCTCTTTCAAACCCTACATCACAATCTGAATGTACTGCTGAGGAAGCCTACAAATGGAGCAAG GGTCGAGCAATCTTTGCGAGTGGAAGTCCATTTGACCCTGTTAATTATGAAGGCAAAGTTTTTGTGCCTGGCCAG GCCAATAACGCTTACATATTTCCGGGTTTTGGGTTGGGTTTGATCATCTCTGGTGCTATTCGTGTACATGATGATATGCTTTTGGCTGCCT CCGAAGCTTTGGCTGCTCAGGTGAAGCAGGAAAACTACGATAAAGGATTGATTTATCCACCATTTTCCAATATCAGAAAGATATCAGCCCACATTGCTGCTAATGTTGCCGCTAAGGTGTATGAACTCG GCCTGGCTTCTCATCTCCCTCGTCCTAAGAATCTTGTCAAGTATGCAGAAAGCTGCATGTACAGCCCTGTCTACCGCAGCTATCGCTAA
- the LOC107420388 gene encoding NADP-dependent malic enzyme isoform X2: MHSLRQYDVPLHKYIAMMDLQERNERLFYKLLIDNVEELLPVVYTPTVGEACQKYGSIYRRPQGLYISLKEKGKILEVLKNWPEKSIQVIVVTDGERILGLGDLGCQGMGIPVGKLSLYTALGGLRPSACLPVTIDVGTNNEQLLNDEFYIGLKQRRARGQEYTELLDEFMNAVKQNYGEKVLVQFEDFANHNAFELLSRYSSSHLVFNDDIQGTASVVLAGLISALKLVGGSLADHTFLFLGAGEAGTGIAELIALKISKQIKSPVEEARKKIWLVDSKGLIVKSRLGSLQHFKKPWAHEHEPVKELVDAVKAIKPTVLIGSSGVGKTFTKEVVEAMASFNEKPLILALSNPTSQSECTAEEAYKWSKGRAIFASGSPFDPVNYEGKVFVPGQANNAYIFPGFGLGLIISGAIRVHDDMLLAASEALAAQVKQENYDKGLIYPPFSNIRKISAHIAANVAAKVYELGLASHLPRPKNLVKYAESCMYSPVYRSYR, encoded by the exons ATGCACAGCCTTCGCCAATATGATGTTCCATTACATAAATACATAGCCATGATGGATCTTCAg GAGAGGAATGAAAGGCTGTTTTATAAGCTTCTCATTGATAATGTTGAGGAACTGCTTCCCGTTGTGTACACTCCAACAGTCGGTGAGGCTTGCCAGAAATATGGGAGCATTTACAGGCGCCCTCAGGGCCTTTATATCAGTTTGAAAGAGAA GGGGAAGATCCTTGAAGTATTAAAGAACTGGCCAGAGAAGAGTATTCAAGTTATTGTTGTGACTGACGGTGAGCGTATTTTGGGGCTTGGAGACCTTGGTTGCCAG GGCATGGGAATTCCTGTGGGAAAGCTTTCTTTGTATACAGCATTGGGAGGTCTTCGTCCTTCAGCG TGCTTGCCTGTGACTATTGATGTTGGTACAAACAACGAGCAGTTGTTGAATGATGAGTTTTACATTGGGCTTAAGCAAAGAAGAGCAAGGGGGCAG gAATATACAGAACTTCTAGATGAATTCATGAATGCAGTTAAGCAGAACTATGGGGAGAAAGTCCTTGTTCAG TTTGAAGATTTTGCAAACCACAATGCATTTGAGCTGCTGTCACGATACAGCTCAAGTCACCTTGTCTTTAACGATGATATACAG GGTACAGCATCTGTGGTTTTAGCAGGGCTTATTTCAGCCTTGAAATTAGTTGGGGGTTCTTTAGCTGACCATACTTTCTTATTCCTGGGTGCTGGAGAG GCTGGAACCGGAATAGCGGAGCTTATAGCTCTTAAGATATCAAAACAG ATAAAATCTCCAGTGGAAGAAGCCCGTAAAAAGATTTGGCTAGTGGACTCAAAG GGACTGATTGTTAAGTCTCGTCTAGGATCACTTCAACATTTTAAGAAGCCTTGGGCTCACGAGCATGAACCTGTTAAGGAACTTGTAGATGCTGTGAAG GCAATCAAGCCAACAGTTTTGATAGGATCATCTGGAGTAGGAAAGACATTTACCAAGGAAGTCGTCGAAGCCATGGCATCCTTTAATGAG AAACCTCTCATTCTTGCTCTTTCAAACCCTACATCACAATCTGAATGTACTGCTGAGGAAGCCTACAAATGGAGCAAG GGTCGAGCAATCTTTGCGAGTGGAAGTCCATTTGACCCTGTTAATTATGAAGGCAAAGTTTTTGTGCCTGGCCAG GCCAATAACGCTTACATATTTCCGGGTTTTGGGTTGGGTTTGATCATCTCTGGTGCTATTCGTGTACATGATGATATGCTTTTGGCTGCCT CCGAAGCTTTGGCTGCTCAGGTGAAGCAGGAAAACTACGATAAAGGATTGATTTATCCACCATTTTCCAATATCAGAAAGATATCAGCCCACATTGCTGCTAATGTTGCCGCTAAGGTGTATGAACTCG GCCTGGCTTCTCATCTCCCTCGTCCTAAGAATCTTGTCAAGTATGCAGAAAGCTGCATGTACAGCCCTGTCTACCGCAGCTATCGCTAA
- the LOC107420389 gene encoding uncharacterized protein LOC107420389 has protein sequence MDDENMSERERLQIEQILELDLEELQVEEVDDIHDSSDDDRHATGHGYDTAGTAYELTFNTSLASLHTYLGDVEDTHHRVAFLDGGAILNLPMFYLEGVVLFPGATLPLRVIQPNFVAAVERALTQVDAPYTIGVVRAHTDPNNGRIRFSSIGTTAEIRQYRRLEDGSLNVVTRGQQRFRLRHRWIDVEGAPCGEIQIIQEDTPLRTPRDAFGNMGPYSNRQGHSVLYMGPSNASHATSSHMFRDVDKDSETDSDESFESALSLTERRVHQSAIDSCSGYDTIGESASSDDEKSESNLQRSHLNDCDSTGSLLSEPEKENSCLGTSSILGMESCKGKQPLSCLKHANINQLRSVPKAFWPHWVYRMYDSYCLAQKAADMWNQIVGKPSMENLVKKPDLLSFYIASKIPVSESTRQELLEIDGISYRLRREIELLKSVDLIRCRNCQTVIARRSDMLVMSSDGPLGAYVNPHGFVHEIMTLYKANGLALIGPAVREYSWFPGYAWRVTNCATCETQMGWLFTATSKNLKPSSFWGIRSSQVSEDMH, from the exons ATGGACGATGAAAACATgagcgagagagagaggctGCAGATCGAGCAGATTCTAGAGCTGGATCTCGAGGAATTGCAAGTCGAGGAGGTCGATGACATTCACGACTCATCCGACGATGATCGACACGCCAC TGGTCATGGTTATGACACTGCTGGCACAGCTTATGAATTGACCTTCAACACCAGTTTGGCTTCTTTACATACATATCTTGGTG ACGTTGAAGACACACACCATAGGGTTGCTTTTTTGGATGGCGGTGCTATCTTGAACCTTCCAATGTTCTATCTTGAAG GAGTTGTTCTGTTCCCCGGGGCAACCCTTCCATTAAGAGTTATTCAGCCCAATTTTGTAGCTGCAGTTGAGAGAGCTTTAACCCAAGTTGATGCTCCTTATACAATTGGTGTG GTTCGTGCTCATACAGATCCCAATAATGGAAGAATAAGGTTTTCAAGCATTGGGACTACTGCAGAA ATTCGACAATACAGAAGACTAGAGGATGGTTCGCTGAATGTTGTTACCCGTGGCCAGCAGCGATTTCGTCTAAGACATCGTTGGATTGATGTGGAAGGAGCG CCATGTGGAGAAATCCAGATCATCCAGGAAGACACGCCATTGCGAACCCCAAGGGATGCATTTGGAAATATGGGACCATATAGTAATCGTCAGGGCCATAGTGTACTGTATATGGGTCCATCAAATGCCTCTCATGCTACATCATCACATATGTTTAGGGATGTGGACAAGGATTCTGAAACAGATTCAGATGAAAGCTTTGAGAGCGCACTTTCATTAACAGAAAGGAGAGTTCACCAATCTGCAATTGATTCTTGTTCTGGATATGATACGATTGGAGAATCAGCAAGTAGTGATGATGAGAAGTCGGAATCCAACCTTCAAAGATCTCATTTAAATGACTGTGACTCCACCGGATCACTGCTTTCAGAACCTGAGAAAGAAAATTCTTGCTTAGGGACCAGTTCCATCTTAGGGATGGAATCATGCAAAGGGAAACAACCTTTGAGTTGTTTGAAACATGCCAACATCAACCAGCTGCGTTCAGTTCCAAAAGCATTTTGGCCCCATTGGGTATATCGCATGTACGATTCTTATTGTCTTGCTCAAAAGGCAGCAG AtatgtggaatcaaattgttgGGAAACCAAGCATGGAAAATCTTGTGAAGAAGCCTGatcttttatcattttatattgcCAGTAAAATTCCCGTGTCTGAATCTACAAGGCAGGAGCTTCTGGAGATCGATGGCATTTCTTATAGGTTGCGCCGGGAAATTGAGTTGCTTAAGAGTGTTGATCTTATTCGCTGTAGAAACTGTCAG ACTGTGATTGCTAGGCGAAGTGATATGTTGGTGATGTCTAGTGATGGTCCTCTTGGTGCTTATGTGAATCCACATGGTTTCGTGCATGAGATTATGACTCTTTACAAAGCTAATGGCTTAGCACTTATAGGACCAGCAGTGAGAGAGTACAGCTGGTTTCCTGG GTATGCATGGAGAGTTACAAACTGTGCCACATGTGAAACACAGATGGGTTGGCTTTTTACTGCCACAAGCAAGAATTTGAAGCCTAGCTCATTTTGGGGTATCCGGAGTTCCCAGGTTTCCGAGGACATGCACTAA
- the LOC107420362 gene encoding tryptophan--tRNA ligase, chloroplastic/mitochondrial, translating to MYLCCLAPRPSVGDKLNIILPQTQRKWKKMSRSVFSHLLTLSNSSPRLASSTSCCGYGSKYRKKPAASLPLRKHVGGRNSEGFRSICSVSLAEPAVSENSSNSVKKRIVSGVQPTGSVHLGNYLGAIKNWVSLQNTYDTLFFIVDLHAITLPYDAQKLSKATRDTAAIYLACGVDTSKASVFLQSHVRAHVELMWLLSCVTPVGWLNRMIQFKEKSRKAGDENVGVALLTYPVLMASDILLYQSDFVPVGEDQKQHLELTRELAERVNNFYGGRKWKKLGGRGGAIFKVPEPLIPPAGARVMSLTDGLSKMSKSAPSDQSRINLLDPKDVIANKIKRCKTDSFPGLEFDNPERPECNNLLSIYQLISGRTKEEVSQECQDMNWGSFKSLLTDALVDHLHPIQVRYEEIISDSAYLDRILADGAVKAADIADATLNNVYQAMGFLRK from the exons ATGTATCTATGTTGCCTAGCTCCCCGCCCAAGTGTGGGGGATAAGTTAAACATTATATTGCCGCAAACGCAGAGAAAGTGGAAGAAAATGAGTCGCTCAGTCTTCTCTCACTTACTCACCCTCTCAAATTCTTCTCCACGGCTCGCTTCGTCAAC GTCGTGCTGTGGATACGGAAGCAAGTACAGGAAAAAACCAGCTGCTTCATTACCTCTGCGCAAGCATGTAGGTGGACGGAATAGCGAGGGCTTTCGAAGCATTTGTAGCGTTTCGCTTGCCGAACCTGCAGTTTCAGAAAATTCTTCGAATTCTGTAAA GAAAAGGATTGTGTCTGGAGTCCAGCCAACAGGATCTGTCCATTTGGGAAATTATCTTGGTGCAATAAAAAATTGGGTTTCACTTCAG AATACTTATGATACTCTTTTTTTCATCGTGGATCTCCATGCG ATTACATTGCCATATGATGCACAAAAATTATCAAAGGCAACAAGGGACACCGCAGCTATTTATTTGGCCTGTGGAGTGGACACCTCCAAG GCTTCTGTTTTTCTGCAATCTCATGTTAGAGCCCATGTAGAGTTGATGTGGTTATTAAGTTGTGTAACACCTGTTGGTTGGCTTAACAGAATGATTCAGTTTAAAGAGAAATCACGCAAGGCG GGAGATGAAAATGTTGGAGTTGCTCTTTTGACTTACCCTGTTCTGATGGCTTCTGATATTCTGTTGTATCAG TCTGACTTTGTCCCAGTTGGAGAGGATCAGAAGCAGCACCTGGAGTTGACACGTGAGCTGGCTGAGCGTGTTAACAATTTTTATGGTGGAAGGAAGTGGAAGAAATTAGGAGG GAGAGGAGGTGCTATTTTTAAG GTTCCTGAGCCCCTTATACCACCAGCTGGCGCCCGAGTGATGTCACTCACTGATGGTCTTTCCAAG ATGTCGAAGTCTGCCCCTTCTGATCAGTCTCGGATCAATCTTCTTGATCCAAAAGAT GTTATAGCAAACAAGATAAAGCGTTGCAAAACTGACTCGTTTCCTGG CCTAGAATTTGACAATCCTGAAAGACCGGAGTGCAACAATCTTCTTTCAATATATCAGCTCATTTCAGGAAGGACAAAAGAG GAGGTTTCACAGGAGTGCCAAGATATGAACTGGGGCTCATTTAAATCCCTACTAACTGATGCCTTGGTTGATCATCTGCATCCCATTCAG GTTCGTTATGAGGAAATAATATCtgattcagcttatttggataGAATTTTGGCTGATGGAGCTGTCAAGGCTGCAGATATAGCAGATGCTACTCTTAATAATGTCTACCAGGCAATGGGATTCTTGCGAAAATGA
- the LOC107420383 gene encoding histidine-containing phosphotransfer protein 4: protein MDRNPLQRQVSLMRRSLIEQEYLDEQQFLQLEDLQDDANPNFVEEIVTLFYKDSARLFHNIEQALITRPIDFGKLENYMHQFRGSTSSIGAIKVKRECTQFKEYCLAGNTDGCIRAFQKVKQEHETLRIQLETYFQLRRQAGLAQTG, encoded by the exons ATGGATAGAAATCCCTTACAACGCCAGGTTTCCCTTATGAGGAGGTCCCTCATTGAACAG GAATACCTTGACGAGCAACAATTCCTTCAATTGGAGGATTTGCAAGACGATGCCAACCCAAATTTTGTGGAGGAAATTGTAACTCTCTTCTATAAAGACTCGGCAAGACTGTTCCATAACATAGAACAGGCACT GATAACTAGACCTATTGATTTTGGAAAACTGGAGAATTACATGCACCAATTCAGGGGTAGTACCTCTAG CATCGGAGCTATAAAGGTCAAGAGGGAATGCACACAATTTAAGGAATACTGTTTGGCAGGAAATACTGATGG ATGCATCAGGGCATTTCAGAAAGTGAAACAAGAGCATGAGACTTTGAGGATCCAGCTTGAGACTTATTttcag TTGAGAAGGCAAGCTGGACTAGCACAGACTGGGTAA
- the LOC107420373 gene encoding auxin-responsive protein IAA18, producing the protein MAELYDLVPENKEWVSTKSKIRNPGVLSEDKKLELRLGPPGEDQSLLSQQACNNNNNHEAKRVFQEAFKPQEEEKRINWLMSNEKGTDSKCQNLSSYSENMTVEEVGSAQWSYTSLPSLTLQPETQWHQQHQQQQPKLSSPPATASKFPNSAAPSCSQKRVVARAPAVVGWPPVRSFRKNLGSISFSKSTPLNDDELPKPMEANNDGKREGSEHEHMFVKINMEGVPIGRKVDLKAYDSYQKLSYAIDELFQGLLAAQRDYSACEKENKLGSDSDSKQIRDNNSLQENGEYTLVYEDNEGDRMLVGDVPWQMFVSTAKRLRVLKSSEISTLRLGSSEHEKTPLDATMEIEIGS; encoded by the exons ATGGCTGAGTTGTATGATCTGGTTCCTGAAAATAAAGAATGGGTTTCAACAAAGAGCAAAATTAGAAACCCTGGCGTACTATCAGAAGACAAGAAGCTGGAGCTGAGGCTTGGTCCTCCAGGAGAAGACCAATCTCTTCTCTCCCAGCAGGCttgcaacaacaacaacaatcatGAAGCAAAACGGGTATTTCAAGAAGCATTTAAACcacaagaagaagagaagagaatTAATTGGTTAATGTCAAACGAAAAGGGTACTGATTCCAAGTGCCAAAATCTCTCCTCTTATTCTGAAAATATGACAGTGGAAGAAGTTGGTTCTGCTCAATGGTCGTATACTTCTTTACCATCTTTAACTCTTCAGCCTGAGACCCAGTGGCACCAACAACACCAACAACAGCAGCCAAAGCTTTCGAGTCCTCCTGCTACTGCTTCCAAATTTCCCAATTCTGCTGCACCCAGTTGCTCCCAGAAAAG GGTGGTTGCACGTGCTCCAGCTGTGGTTGGGTGGCCTCCAGTCCGATCGTTCAGGAAAAATCTTGGAAGCATCAGTTTTTCAAAGTCGACACCACTTAACGATGATGAATTACCAAAACCAATGGAAGCCAATAATGATGGAAAACGTGAAGGGTCAGAGCATGAACATATGTTTGTCAAGATCAATATGGAAGGTGTTCCTATTGGTAGAAAAGTGGACCTCAAAGCCTATGATAGCTATCAGAAACTCTCCTACGCCATTGACGAACTCTTCCAAGGCCTTCTTGCAG cTCAAAGAGATTACTCAGCCTGTGAAAAGGAAAACAAGTTGGGATCAGATTCAGATAGCAAACAAATTCGCGATAATAATTCGTTACAAGAAAACGGAGAATACACTCTCGTTTATGAAGATAACGAAGGAGACAGGATGCTTGTCGGTGATGTCCCATGGCA AATGTTTGTATCCACAGCAAAGAGGCTGCGCGTGTTGAAGAGCTCAGAGATTTCTACTCTACGAC TTGGTAGCAGTGAGCATGAAAAGACACCACTTGATGCTACAATGGAAATTGAAATTGGGAGCTGA